The genomic interval GACAACAATTAAGGTGTTGCCTTCTCGACGAAGAACGTAGACTTTTGTTTGGGCAGGAATGGGTTGGTGACTATTTTCAGCGCAAGCCGCCCAAGAATTGCCTTCAAAGCGAACTCTGCCTATGTCTCCTACTGGAATTTCCGTGAGGGTAACGGCTTCTGTGGTCTCAAATAAACTGGATGTTTTTTTCTGTCTAAATAGGGGACGAATCCACAAGGTGCAAGCGCTAGATAGGGACATCCAATAGAGAATTTGTAAGTTAGTGGGAATGCGGTAAAAGACGTTGCTGCGCCAGAGGAGAAAGGCGACAATTAGGGCGCAAATGCCCATAATTAAGGGCATAAATTTAAAGGCTTTCGGAAGGGTTTTGGGAAATAAGAGTTCGCTCGATCCGAGAATGACTCCGAGTATGGCCCAGATTAGGGCGGGATGGAGTGGGGAAACGGATTGAGTTGCGAGTAGAATTTGAGTGGTGAGCATGTTGACCTCCCCTTGTGGTTAGGGAGTTATCAGGCGATCGCCCCAAGATACGGCAATTTGTTACAAAACTTCATAATGAGCAGGTGTATCGAATCCAAAACCGCAATGTTTTATGACTTGTGATCTAAATTTTGGGTTGTCCTGGGGGAACAATTCGGCGTTGGGATAGGTTGCGATCGATATTTTTCAGGAGTTTGAGGTCTTCTGGGGGTAGAGCGTAGGGGGTGAGGGGATACTGTTTGAGGAAGCAAAAGGCTTGTCGGAAGTCGTAACCGGTGGCGCGGATGGGGGCGTTAAAGTGACAGGGAATGAGGCGCTGAATGTCCCAACGGGCGACTTGTTCAGACCAGTTGAGGACTTCTTGGGGGGCGCGGTTGAGGATCAGGGTTTGCAGGATAGGAGCGACCCAGAGGCGGTTTTGTAGGGGTTGAAAGGCCCGTTTCCATGTGGGTTTCCAGTTGAAGGGGAAGAGGCCGAAGTAGGCTTTTTTGGAGCGGTCTGGGGCGCTGATGGCTTGTTTAAGGACGGTTGACCATTGGGGGGTTTCGAGGACGCTGGGTTGGAAGTAGAGGGCGAACAGGCAAATGCGTTGCCATCCTTTGCGGCGGTTTTCTGGGGTGTCTTGGATGGGGTCTGAGGCGGTGTCTCTGGCGTGGAAGAGGAGGGGATAGGGGTCAAATTGGGCGATCGCCGGTGGATTTTCAGGAATAGAGATAATGGTATCGGTGACGCAGACTGTGCCGGTGGCTCGGTGGAGTAGGGCCACTTCTTCAAATTGTCCGGGGCCGAGGTCGATGGGGCCGAGCATACGGTAGTCAAATTCTGCACTAAAGGGGGTTTGCTGAGTGTCGGCGGGCAAAATTTGGGTGCGGTTGGCGGGTAACCCTAGCCAGGTGATGGGGAGGTTAAGGGGAAAACTCCATTGGTGGGGAGCAATATAGACTTGGGCTTGGGGGAAACGACGGGCGAAGGGGCCGACAAAGATTTTATGTTCGAGTCCGGAGACGGTGGGCAGAATGATATATTTAACGTCTCCATGGAGGGCGACTAATTCTTGGACGAGTCGCACGCATTCGCGGGTCGGGGCAACGGGTGCATAGACGAGTAACCCCCCAGAGGAGAGTTTGATAACGGTCATGCGAATGGGAACGGCAACGTAGAGAATGCCTTGAAGTTGGTCAAATGTCCAGATGGTGTCTTTGACGACTTCTTGGCGTAGGGTGCGCCGTTGACCGTAGGGATAGAGGGGGAGGAGGGGCCAAAAGGGCCAAGATAGGTCACTCAAGGGTCAGTTGAACGTTTGGGATGGAACAGGAGCATTGTGCCCTCATCCCCCAACCCCTTCTCCCACGGGAGAAGGGGAGAATAAGTCTTTCTCCCGTGGGAGAGGGATATAGGGAGAGGGCATTTCCAGTTTGGATCTCATTGGAGAACACGGGTTATATTGTCTCATAGTTGGGAACGCTGGGTTTAGGGGGTTGGGCTGGGGCTTGGGCT from Roseofilum capinflatum BLCC-M114 carries:
- a CDS encoding DUF4336 domain-containing protein translates to MSDLSWPFWPLLPLYPYGQRRTLRQEVVKDTIWTFDQLQGILYVAVPIRMTVIKLSSGGLLVYAPVAPTRECVRLVQELVALHGDVKYIILPTVSGLEHKIFVGPFARRFPQAQVYIAPHQWSFPLNLPITWLGLPANRTQILPADTQQTPFSAEFDYRMLGPIDLGPGQFEEVALLHRATGTVCVTDTIISIPENPPAIAQFDPYPLLFHARDTASDPIQDTPENRRKGWQRICLFALYFQPSVLETPQWSTVLKQAISAPDRSKKAYFGLFPFNWKPTWKRAFQPLQNRLWVAPILQTLILNRAPQEVLNWSEQVARWDIQRLIPCHFNAPIRATGYDFRQAFCFLKQYPLTPYALPPEDLKLLKNIDRNLSQRRIVPPGQPKI
- a CDS encoding NfeD family protein — protein: MLTTQILLATQSVSPLHPALIWAILGVILGSSELLFPKTLPKAFKFMPLIMGICALIVAFLLWRSNVFYRIPTNLQILYWMSLSSACTLWIRPLFRQKKTSSLFETTEAVTLTEIPVGDIGRVRFEGNSWAACAENSHQPIPAQTKVYVLRREGNTLIVVPHHLLDA